One genomic segment of Sanyastnella coralliicola includes these proteins:
- a CDS encoding T9SS type A sorting domain-containing protein translates to MKLALSFFLTFLLFTSYSQDPDFLNAFSLGGEARGQETSVAIDNQDNIITAGAFDGEVDFDPSASENLITSTGLSSGYVRKLNFDGELQWAGAFFSPTNTFCTDLACDSQGNIYALGLFLDSLDIDPGPAETWIQGFSSQVVSFVVKLNAAGELLWGYSQPLGVNDFARDIAVDNDDNLYVTGQFNYQIDFDPGPDEFFIPSDDINPYTHTFIQKLDPNGNLLWARQIESQPDGENYGRSISILSNNDIVVLGEYTGQLTPDPSDEIGVDAGFAFDIYIIHYNSNGDFISLDILATNENGFDQGFVFDSGVDNQDNLYFTATFDNAVVYNPSAENILIESPEPFGNDILVARINPDGVLDWHRIFSGSGLDYGLNVDVRASNSLLITGYFSTDLNLGEGGNAVGLNSNGNEDVFWAELELDGSLNWAGTAGGPGQDYGNSIVSDSNGKIVAVGSFEEEVDFNPFAGSLNLDAQSQQDGFLLMMNSNFVYTDEHRLDPALGIYPNPGSDKLIIESPDSFNGSDLLISIYNLQGQIVYESLLNRRTEIQVEEWDAGCYQIVVHSTNFRLSKRWLKIQ, encoded by the coding sequence ATGAAATTAGCACTCTCTTTTTTTCTGACATTTCTACTCTTCACTTCCTACTCACAAGACCCCGATTTTCTAAATGCTTTCAGCCTTGGGGGTGAAGCACGAGGGCAAGAAACTTCTGTGGCCATCGACAACCAAGACAATATCATCACGGCTGGTGCCTTCGACGGCGAAGTTGATTTTGATCCATCGGCGAGCGAAAACCTCATCACCTCTACTGGTCTCAGCTCTGGGTATGTCCGAAAGCTAAATTTCGATGGTGAGCTTCAATGGGCCGGTGCCTTTTTCTCTCCTACGAACACCTTTTGTACCGACCTTGCCTGCGATTCACAAGGGAATATCTATGCGCTCGGTTTGTTTCTAGATAGCCTCGACATTGATCCGGGGCCGGCTGAGACTTGGATTCAAGGATTCTCCAGTCAAGTGGTTTCATTTGTCGTCAAATTGAATGCCGCAGGTGAATTACTCTGGGGATACTCTCAACCACTTGGAGTGAATGACTTCGCAAGAGACATCGCAGTCGACAACGACGACAACCTCTACGTCACTGGTCAATTCAATTATCAAATTGACTTTGATCCAGGACCTGATGAGTTTTTCATTCCGTCAGATGATATCAATCCATACACCCACACTTTCATTCAAAAACTCGATCCCAATGGAAATTTGTTGTGGGCTCGACAAATAGAAAGTCAACCAGACGGCGAGAATTATGGCCGTTCCATAAGCATCTTGAGTAACAACGACATCGTAGTCTTAGGAGAATACACCGGACAACTAACTCCAGATCCTTCAGACGAAATAGGGGTGGATGCAGGATTCGCTTTTGACATTTACATCATTCATTACAACTCAAATGGAGACTTCATTTCCCTTGACATCCTGGCTACCAACGAGAATGGATTCGATCAAGGCTTCGTATTCGATAGTGGGGTAGATAATCAAGACAACCTCTACTTCACGGCTACCTTCGATAATGCAGTCGTTTATAACCCCAGTGCAGAAAACATCCTTATTGAATCTCCTGAACCTTTTGGGAACGATATTCTTGTTGCACGAATCAACCCCGATGGGGTCCTCGACTGGCATCGAATTTTCTCCGGTTCAGGACTCGATTATGGCTTAAATGTTGACGTCCGCGCATCGAATTCACTCTTAATAACGGGGTACTTCTCAACAGACTTGAACCTCGGAGAAGGTGGAAACGCAGTCGGTCTCAACTCGAACGGGAACGAAGACGTCTTTTGGGCTGAACTCGAACTCGATGGCTCCTTGAACTGGGCTGGAACAGCTGGTGGTCCTGGTCAAGACTATGGAAACAGCATTGTTTCCGACTCGAACGGCAAAATAGTGGCAGTTGGTTCCTTTGAAGAAGAAGTAGACTTCAATCCATTCGCAGGCTCCCTGAACTTAGATGCGCAGTCGCAGCAGGATGGGTTCCTTCTAATGATGAATTCTAACTTCGTCTACACGGACGAGCATCGCTTAGACCCCGCCCTGGGTATCTACCCTAACCCAGGTTCGGATAAGTTGATTATCGAATCTCCAGATTCATTTAATGGATCCGATCTGCTTATTTCCATTTACAACCTTCAAGGACAAATAGTCTATGAGTCTCTATTGAATAGAAGAACTGAGATTCAAGTTGAGGAATGGGACGCAGGCTGTTACCAAATCGTTGTCCATAGCACCAATTTTCGACTTTCCAAACGCTGGCTTAAGATCCAGTAA